The Patescibacteria group bacterium genome window below encodes:
- a CDS encoding segregation/condensation protein A: MNFKIDKFEGPLGLLLQLIERQELDITEISLAKIADQYIEYIRSSNHLKPEELADFLVVAAKLLLIKSRALLPFLKGEEEEEIQEFEHQLRMYKEFLEAAKKIEAIIGKKRFSFPREFNRQAFLTSAHLFSPPKSLTAADLLDVFSGIIKNIRPVESLEEKSLEQIVNIEDKILAIQEILLEKIKISFNHILATAKNKTEIIVSFLAMLELIKQRDITVAQGDLFGEIEINRVV; encoded by the coding sequence ATGAATTTTAAAATAGATAAATTTGAAGGGCCGTTGGGCCTGCTTTTGCAATTAATTGAAAGGCAGGAGCTTGATATTACGGAAATCAGCTTGGCGAAAATTGCCGATCAATATATTGAATATATCAGGAGTTCTAACCATTTAAAGCCGGAGGAGCTGGCTGATTTTTTAGTAGTGGCCGCTAAATTATTGCTGATAAAATCCCGGGCGCTTTTGCCGTTTTTAAAAGGCGAAGAGGAAGAGGAAATCCAGGAATTTGAGCATCAATTAAGAATGTATAAAGAATTTTTGGAAGCGGCTAAAAAAATTGAAGCTATTATCGGGAAAAAGCGGTTTAGTTTTCCGCGCGAATTCAACCGCCAGGCGTTTTTGACTAGCGCCCATTTATTTTCGCCGCCCAAAAGTTTAACCGCCGCCGATTTACTGGACGTTTTCAGCGGGATAATTAAAAATATCAGGCCGGTTGAATCGCTGGAGGAAAAGAGTTTAGAACAAATAGTCAATATTGAAGATAAAATATTGGCGATTCAAGAGATTCTTCTGGAAAAAATAAAGATAAGCTTTAATCATATTTTAGCTACCGCGAAAAATAAAACCGAAATAATCGTCAGTTTTCTAGCCATGTTGGAGTTGATTAAGCAAAGAGATATTACGGTAGCGCAGGGAGATTTGTTCGGAGAGATTGAAATTAATAGAGTAGTGTAA
- a CDS encoding YbaK/EbsC family protein — MAKKLKFPEKLAKYLAKAKVKHSILEHKTVYTAYDTAATMGKKLNEVVKTLLVAADKDYYLAILPADHNLDFKKLAREISKKAGKKIKAVKIPGEAVMEKLLKVKAGAMSAFGGLYKLPVVMEKNLVKIKKAIFASGSFNHSIEMAVKDFIKLEKAILGSFGVKKK; from the coding sequence ATGGCAAAAAAATTAAAATTTCCTGAAAAGTTAGCTAAATATTTAGCTAAAGCCAAGGTTAAGCATAGTATTTTAGAGCATAAAACCGTCTACACGGCCTATGATACGGCCGCGACCATGGGTAAAAAGTTAAATGAAGTGGTGAAAACTTTATTGGTGGCGGCGGATAAAGATTATTATTTAGCGATTTTACCGGCTGACCATAATTTGGATTTTAAAAAGTTAGCGCGCGAAATAAGCAAAAAGGCTGGCAAAAAAATAAAAGCCGTAAAAATTCCCGGCGAGGCGGTTATGGAAAAATTATTAAAAGTTAAGGCCGGCGCCATGAGCGCTTTCGGCGGCTTGTATAAATTGCCCGTGGTTATGGAAAAAAATTTGGTTAAAATAAAAAAAGCGATTTTCGCGTCAGGCAGTTTTAACCATTCAATAGAGATGGCGGTTAAAGATTTCATTAAATTGGAAAAGGCCATTTTAGGCAGTTTTGGAGTCAAGAAGAAATAA
- the scpB gene encoding SMC-Scp complex subunit ScpB, with amino-acid sequence MSIKSKIESLLFISAKPMAASQLADLLKADKKEIIKSADELLADYKNNQSGVQIIKDGSKYQMVSAPENAKIIQEFIKDETTGELSRPSLEALTIIAYRGPVAKIDLDRIRGVNCALILRNLLIRGLIEGKFDKKKNETYYTATFDFIRFIGLNDIKELPDYGRLNQDDTIDKMLDQNKNLNS; translated from the coding sequence ATGTCCATAAAATCAAAAATAGAGTCTTTGCTATTCATTTCCGCCAAACCAATGGCCGCGAGCCAGCTGGCTGATTTATTAAAGGCGGACAAAAAAGAAATTATAAAAAGCGCGGATGAGCTGTTGGCTGATTATAAAAATAATCAGTCCGGCGTGCAAATTATTAAAGACGGCAGTAAGTACCAGATGGTCAGCGCGCCGGAGAACGCCAAAATTATCCAAGAATTCATTAAAGATGAAACCACGGGCGAGTTATCCCGGCCAAGCTTAGAAGCTTTAACCATTATCGCTTATCGCGGGCCGGTGGCGAAAATTGATTTGGACAGGATTAGGGGAGTGAATTGCGCTTTGATTTTAAGGAATCTGCTCATCAGAGGCTTGATTGAAGGCAAATTTGATAAAAAGAAAAATGAGACCTATTATACGGCGACTTTTGATTTTATCCGCTTCATAGGCTTAAACGACATCAAGGAATTGCCTGATTACGGCAGGCTTAACCAAGACGATACGATTGATAAAATGTTAGATCAAAATAAAAATTTAAATAGTTAA